A single genomic interval of Gallus gallus isolate bGalGal1 chromosome 10, bGalGal1.mat.broiler.GRCg7b, whole genome shotgun sequence harbors:
- the TBC1D2B gene encoding TBC1 domain family member 2B isoform X2, translated as MTYWLQELQQKRWEYCNNLDAAKRDSRTSPTPSDFSKGLVAKDSPDLSILSQNASAERARNILAVETSPTDLVGEQAASQPAPVQPSAINFSLKQWSTEFKNSMSSLRKGNNENRRSVFYTSEEWELLDATPKDLEDSMALEEKRKHLAEGNKGLTSSAFPFDFGRIPQKTRRPLKDMIGSSKNRNSSDSSPTEWYSGNGNKLVSELQLKYQSQQEELEKLKKDLLSQKELVRLLQQTVRSSQYDKYFASRLCEGVPKDKLELLHQKDDQILGLNNQLEKLNLEKDSLQQEVKNLKCKVGELNEQLGMLMETIQAKDEVIMKLSRQLSECEDNSSSPSGSVNSPVATCVNKELQELDRLKDSLQGYKTQNKFLNKEILELSALRRNAEAREREWQAKYTSLEAKLCQIESKYLILLQEVRTPVCSEEQSPAREVITQLLEDALKAETSEQPEQAFFKPHLVSEYDIYGFQTVPEDDEEEKLVAKSRALDLRSLSLSENREISTGVKWENYLASTVNREMMRCAELKNLIRSGIPHEHRSKVWKWCVNLHVKKFKDTTVPEYFQTLLQSALEKQNPASKQIELDLLRTLPNNKHYSSPTSEGIQKLRNVLLAFSWRNPDIGYCQGLNRLVAIALLYLEQEDAFWCLVTIVEVFMPRDYYTKTLLGSQVDQRVFKDLMSEKLPRLHAHFEQYKVDYTLITFNWFLVVFVDSVVSDILFKIWDSFLYEGPKVIFRFALAFFKYKEEEILKLQDSMSIFKYLRYFTRTVVDARKLTGIAFGDLNPFPLRQIRNRRTYHLEKVRLELNELEAIREDFLRERETCVEKRDLISDDEEDS; from the exons ATGACCTACTGGCTGCAGGAGCTTCAGCAGAAGAGATGGGAATATTGTAACAACCTCGATGCAGCCAAAAGGGACAGTCGGACTTCTCCTACACCGAGTGACTTTTCCAAAGGTCTTGTTGCCAAAGACAGTCCTG atttgaGTATCCTAAGCCAAAATGCTTCAGCAGAGAGAGCTAGAAATATTCTAGCTGTGGAGACTTCTCCTACAGACCTAGTAGGGGAGCAAGCAGCTTCCCAGCCTGCACCAGTCCAACCAAGTGCCATCAATTTCTCACTTAAACAATGGAGCACTGAATTCAA GAATTCCATGTCCtctttaagaaaaggaaataatgaaaaccGCAGGAGTGTATTTTATACAAGTGAAGagtgggagctgctggatgCAACCCCAAAAGACTTGGAGGACTCCATGGCcctggaagaaaagaggaagcacctggcagaaggaaataaag GACTGACTAGTTCAGCTTTCCCATTTGATTTTGGCCGCATTCCACAAAAAACGAGACGCCCACTGAAAGACATGATTGGATCAAGCAAAAACCGGAACAGCAGCGACTCTTCTCCAACGGAGTGGTATTCTGGTAATGGCAACAAACTAGTCTCTGAGCTGCAATTGAAGTATCAGAGCCAGCAAGAAGAGttggaaaagctgaagaaagatCTTCTGAGCCAAAAG GAGCTCGTGCGCCTCCTGCAGCAAACAGTCCGATCTTCCCAATACGATAAATACTTTGCAAGCCGTCTTTGTGAAGGGGTTCCCAAAGACAAATTAGAGCTGTTGCACCAAAAAGATGACCAGATTTTGGGTCTCAACAACCAGCTTGAAAAGTTAAATTTGGAAAAAGATAGTCTTCAACAGGAAGTAAAGAATCTGAAATGTAAAGTCGGAGAACTCAATGAGCAGCTGGGTATGTTGATGGAAACGATTCAAGCTAAAGATGAAGTGATCATGAAACTGTCTCGCCAACTCAGCGAATGTGAGGACAATTCATCCTCCCCAAGTGGATCAGTAAATTCTCCTGTGGCCACTTGTGTTAATAAGGAACTACAGGAACTGGACAGACTAAAA GACAGCCTTCAGGGTTATAAGACCCAgaataaatttttaaataagGAGATTTTGGAACTTTCTGCTCTACgaagaaatgcagaagcaagagagagagaatggcAGGCAAAG TATACTAGCTTGGAAGCCAAACTCTGTCAGATAGAAAGTAAATACTTGATCTTGCTTCAAGAAGTGAGAACTCCTGTTTGCTCtgaggagcagagccctgctcgTGAAGTTATCACCCAGTTACTAGAAGATGCCTTGAAAGCAGAAACCAGTGAGCAGCCAGAACAAGCGTTTTTCAAACCACACCTGGTCAG TGAATACGATATATATGGTTTCCAGACGGTCCCAGAGGATGATGAGGAAGAGAAACTAGTAGCAAAATCTCGAGCTTTGGACCTGAGATCTCTTTCTCTCAGTGAAAATCGGGAGATCTCCACAGGGGTAAAATGGGAAAATTATCTTGCAAGTACAGTGAATAGAGAGATGATGCGCTGTGCAGAACTGAAGAATCTTATTCGATCTGGAATTCCACATGAACATCGTTCCAAGGTGTGGAAATGGTGTGTCAATCTCCATGTTAAAAAATTCAAGGACACCACTGTTCCCGAGTACTTCCAAACCTTGCTTCAAAGCGccctagaaaaacaaaatcctgcaTCTAAACAGATAGAGTTGGATCTCCTGAGAACTTTGCCAAACAACAAACATTATTCTTCTCCCACATCCGAAGGGATCCAGAAGCTGCGAAATGTGCTGCTGGCCTTTTCATGGAGAAATCCTGATATAGGATATTGCCAGGGGCTCAACAG ATTGGTAGCAATTGCCCTTCTGTACTTGGAACAGGAGGATGCTTTTTGGTGTCTGGTAACAATAGTGGAAGTCTTTATGCCTCGTGATTATTATACTAAGACACTGCTGGGATCTCAG GTTGATCAGCGAGTGTTCAAGGATTTAATGAGTGAGAAACTTCCACGTCTGCATGCTCATTTTGAACAGTACAAAGTTGACTATACTCTTATAACTTTCAACTGGTTTCTCGTGGTGTTTGTGGACAGTGTGGTTAGTGACATCCTTTTCAAGATCTGGGATTCATTCCTATATGAGGGACCAAAG GTAATATTCAGATTTGCCCTGGCGTTTTTTAAgtacaaagaagaagaaatcttaAAATTGCAAGACTCAATGTCCATTTTCAAGTACCTTCGATATTTCACGCGTACCGTCGTTGATGCTAG
- the TBC1D2B gene encoding TBC1 domain family member 2B isoform X3: MSLAGLRTQAATRQDMTYWLQELQQKRWEYCNNLDAAKRDSRTSPTPSDFSKGLVAKDSPDLSILSQNASAERARNILAVETSPTDLVGEQAASQPAPVQPSAINFSLKQWSTEFKNSMSSLRKGNNENRRSVFYTSEEWELLDATPKDLEDSMALEEKRKHLAEGNKGLTSSAFPFDFGRIPQKTRRPLKDMIGSSKNRNSSDSSPTEWYSGNGNKLVSELQLKYQSQQEELEKLKKDLLSQKELVRLLQQTVRSSQYDKYFASRLCEGVPKDKLELLHQKDDQILGLNNQLEKLNLEKDSLQQEVKNLKCKVGELNEQLGMLMETIQAKDEVIMKLSRQLSECEDNSSSPSGSVNSPVATCVNKELQELDRLKDSLQGYKTQNKFLNKEILELSALRRNAEAREREWQAKYTSLEAKLCQIESKYLILLQEVRTPVCSEEQSPAREVITQLLEDALKAETSEQPEQAFFKPHLVSEYDIYGFQTVPEDDEEEKLVAKSRALDLRSLSLSENREISTGVKWENYLASTVNREMMRCAELKNLIRSGIPHEHRSKVWKWCVNLHVKKFKDTTVPEYFQTLLQSALEKQNPASKQIELDLLRTLPNNKHYSSPTSEGIQKLRNVLLAFSWRNPDIGYCQGLNRLVAIALLYLEQEDAFWCLVTIVEVFMPRDYYTKTLLGSQVDQRVFKDLMSEKLPRLHAHFEQYKVDYTLITFNWFLVVFVDSVVSDILFKIWDSFLYEGPKVIFRFALAFFKYKEEEILKLQDSMSIFKYLRYFTRTVVDARKLTGIAFGDLNPFPLRQIRNRRTYHLEKVRLELNELEAIREDFLRERETCVEKRDLISDDEEDS; the protein is encoded by the exons ATGTCCCTTGCAGGCCTAAGGACCCAG GCTGCAACCCGTCAGGATATGACCTACTGGCTGCAGGAGCTTCAGCAGAAGAGATGGGAATATTGTAACAACCTCGATGCAGCCAAAAGGGACAGTCGGACTTCTCCTACACCGAGTGACTTTTCCAAAGGTCTTGTTGCCAAAGACAGTCCTG atttgaGTATCCTAAGCCAAAATGCTTCAGCAGAGAGAGCTAGAAATATTCTAGCTGTGGAGACTTCTCCTACAGACCTAGTAGGGGAGCAAGCAGCTTCCCAGCCTGCACCAGTCCAACCAAGTGCCATCAATTTCTCACTTAAACAATGGAGCACTGAATTCAA GAATTCCATGTCCtctttaagaaaaggaaataatgaaaaccGCAGGAGTGTATTTTATACAAGTGAAGagtgggagctgctggatgCAACCCCAAAAGACTTGGAGGACTCCATGGCcctggaagaaaagaggaagcacctggcagaaggaaataaag GACTGACTAGTTCAGCTTTCCCATTTGATTTTGGCCGCATTCCACAAAAAACGAGACGCCCACTGAAAGACATGATTGGATCAAGCAAAAACCGGAACAGCAGCGACTCTTCTCCAACGGAGTGGTATTCTGGTAATGGCAACAAACTAGTCTCTGAGCTGCAATTGAAGTATCAGAGCCAGCAAGAAGAGttggaaaagctgaagaaagatCTTCTGAGCCAAAAG GAGCTCGTGCGCCTCCTGCAGCAAACAGTCCGATCTTCCCAATACGATAAATACTTTGCAAGCCGTCTTTGTGAAGGGGTTCCCAAAGACAAATTAGAGCTGTTGCACCAAAAAGATGACCAGATTTTGGGTCTCAACAACCAGCTTGAAAAGTTAAATTTGGAAAAAGATAGTCTTCAACAGGAAGTAAAGAATCTGAAATGTAAAGTCGGAGAACTCAATGAGCAGCTGGGTATGTTGATGGAAACGATTCAAGCTAAAGATGAAGTGATCATGAAACTGTCTCGCCAACTCAGCGAATGTGAGGACAATTCATCCTCCCCAAGTGGATCAGTAAATTCTCCTGTGGCCACTTGTGTTAATAAGGAACTACAGGAACTGGACAGACTAAAA GACAGCCTTCAGGGTTATAAGACCCAgaataaatttttaaataagGAGATTTTGGAACTTTCTGCTCTACgaagaaatgcagaagcaagagagagagaatggcAGGCAAAG TATACTAGCTTGGAAGCCAAACTCTGTCAGATAGAAAGTAAATACTTGATCTTGCTTCAAGAAGTGAGAACTCCTGTTTGCTCtgaggagcagagccctgctcgTGAAGTTATCACCCAGTTACTAGAAGATGCCTTGAAAGCAGAAACCAGTGAGCAGCCAGAACAAGCGTTTTTCAAACCACACCTGGTCAG TGAATACGATATATATGGTTTCCAGACGGTCCCAGAGGATGATGAGGAAGAGAAACTAGTAGCAAAATCTCGAGCTTTGGACCTGAGATCTCTTTCTCTCAGTGAAAATCGGGAGATCTCCACAGGGGTAAAATGGGAAAATTATCTTGCAAGTACAGTGAATAGAGAGATGATGCGCTGTGCAGAACTGAAGAATCTTATTCGATCTGGAATTCCACATGAACATCGTTCCAAGGTGTGGAAATGGTGTGTCAATCTCCATGTTAAAAAATTCAAGGACACCACTGTTCCCGAGTACTTCCAAACCTTGCTTCAAAGCGccctagaaaaacaaaatcctgcaTCTAAACAGATAGAGTTGGATCTCCTGAGAACTTTGCCAAACAACAAACATTATTCTTCTCCCACATCCGAAGGGATCCAGAAGCTGCGAAATGTGCTGCTGGCCTTTTCATGGAGAAATCCTGATATAGGATATTGCCAGGGGCTCAACAG ATTGGTAGCAATTGCCCTTCTGTACTTGGAACAGGAGGATGCTTTTTGGTGTCTGGTAACAATAGTGGAAGTCTTTATGCCTCGTGATTATTATACTAAGACACTGCTGGGATCTCAG GTTGATCAGCGAGTGTTCAAGGATTTAATGAGTGAGAAACTTCCACGTCTGCATGCTCATTTTGAACAGTACAAAGTTGACTATACTCTTATAACTTTCAACTGGTTTCTCGTGGTGTTTGTGGACAGTGTGGTTAGTGACATCCTTTTCAAGATCTGGGATTCATTCCTATATGAGGGACCAAAG GTAATATTCAGATTTGCCCTGGCGTTTTTTAAgtacaaagaagaagaaatcttaAAATTGCAAGACTCAATGTCCATTTTCAAGTACCTTCGATATTTCACGCGTACCGTCGTTGATGCTAG
- the TBC1D2B gene encoding TBC1 domain family member 2B isoform X4, with product MLNSQAATRQDMTYWLQELQQKRWEYCNNLDAAKRDSRTSPTPSDFSKGLVAKDSPDLSILSQNASAERARNILAVETSPTDLVGEQAASQPAPVQPSAINFSLKQWSTEFKNSMSSLRKGNNENRRSVFYTSEEWELLDATPKDLEDSMALEEKRKHLAEGNKGLTSSAFPFDFGRIPQKTRRPLKDMIGSSKNRNSSDSSPTEWYSGNGNKLVSELQLKYQSQQEELEKLKKDLLSQKELVRLLQQTVRSSQYDKYFASRLCEGVPKDKLELLHQKDDQILGLNNQLEKLNLEKDSLQQEVKNLKCKVGELNEQLGMLMETIQAKDEVIMKLSRQLSECEDNSSSPSGSVNSPVATCVNKELQELDRLKDSLQGYKTQNKFLNKEILELSALRRNAEAREREWQAKYTSLEAKLCQIESKYLILLQEVRTPVCSEEQSPAREVITQLLEDALKAETSEQPEQAFFKPHLVSEYDIYGFQTVPEDDEEEKLVAKSRALDLRSLSLSENREISTGVKWENYLASTVNREMMRCAELKNLIRSGIPHEHRSKVWKWCVNLHVKKFKDTTVPEYFQTLLQSALEKQNPASKQIELDLLRTLPNNKHYSSPTSEGIQKLRNVLLAFSWRNPDIGYCQGLNRLVAIALLYLEQEDAFWCLVTIVEVFMPRDYYTKTLLGSQVDQRVFKDLMSEKLPRLHAHFEQYKVDYTLITFNWFLVVFVDSVVSDILFKIWDSFLYEGPKVIFRFALAFFKYKEEEILKLQDSMSIFKYLRYFTRTVVDARKLTGIAFGDLNPFPLRQIRNRRTYHLEKVRLELNELEAIREDFLRERETCVEKRDLISDDEEDS from the exons ATGCTGAACAGTCAG GCTGCAACCCGTCAGGATATGACCTACTGGCTGCAGGAGCTTCAGCAGAAGAGATGGGAATATTGTAACAACCTCGATGCAGCCAAAAGGGACAGTCGGACTTCTCCTACACCGAGTGACTTTTCCAAAGGTCTTGTTGCCAAAGACAGTCCTG atttgaGTATCCTAAGCCAAAATGCTTCAGCAGAGAGAGCTAGAAATATTCTAGCTGTGGAGACTTCTCCTACAGACCTAGTAGGGGAGCAAGCAGCTTCCCAGCCTGCACCAGTCCAACCAAGTGCCATCAATTTCTCACTTAAACAATGGAGCACTGAATTCAA GAATTCCATGTCCtctttaagaaaaggaaataatgaaaaccGCAGGAGTGTATTTTATACAAGTGAAGagtgggagctgctggatgCAACCCCAAAAGACTTGGAGGACTCCATGGCcctggaagaaaagaggaagcacctggcagaaggaaataaag GACTGACTAGTTCAGCTTTCCCATTTGATTTTGGCCGCATTCCACAAAAAACGAGACGCCCACTGAAAGACATGATTGGATCAAGCAAAAACCGGAACAGCAGCGACTCTTCTCCAACGGAGTGGTATTCTGGTAATGGCAACAAACTAGTCTCTGAGCTGCAATTGAAGTATCAGAGCCAGCAAGAAGAGttggaaaagctgaagaaagatCTTCTGAGCCAAAAG GAGCTCGTGCGCCTCCTGCAGCAAACAGTCCGATCTTCCCAATACGATAAATACTTTGCAAGCCGTCTTTGTGAAGGGGTTCCCAAAGACAAATTAGAGCTGTTGCACCAAAAAGATGACCAGATTTTGGGTCTCAACAACCAGCTTGAAAAGTTAAATTTGGAAAAAGATAGTCTTCAACAGGAAGTAAAGAATCTGAAATGTAAAGTCGGAGAACTCAATGAGCAGCTGGGTATGTTGATGGAAACGATTCAAGCTAAAGATGAAGTGATCATGAAACTGTCTCGCCAACTCAGCGAATGTGAGGACAATTCATCCTCCCCAAGTGGATCAGTAAATTCTCCTGTGGCCACTTGTGTTAATAAGGAACTACAGGAACTGGACAGACTAAAA GACAGCCTTCAGGGTTATAAGACCCAgaataaatttttaaataagGAGATTTTGGAACTTTCTGCTCTACgaagaaatgcagaagcaagagagagagaatggcAGGCAAAG TATACTAGCTTGGAAGCCAAACTCTGTCAGATAGAAAGTAAATACTTGATCTTGCTTCAAGAAGTGAGAACTCCTGTTTGCTCtgaggagcagagccctgctcgTGAAGTTATCACCCAGTTACTAGAAGATGCCTTGAAAGCAGAAACCAGTGAGCAGCCAGAACAAGCGTTTTTCAAACCACACCTGGTCAG TGAATACGATATATATGGTTTCCAGACGGTCCCAGAGGATGATGAGGAAGAGAAACTAGTAGCAAAATCTCGAGCTTTGGACCTGAGATCTCTTTCTCTCAGTGAAAATCGGGAGATCTCCACAGGGGTAAAATGGGAAAATTATCTTGCAAGTACAGTGAATAGAGAGATGATGCGCTGTGCAGAACTGAAGAATCTTATTCGATCTGGAATTCCACATGAACATCGTTCCAAGGTGTGGAAATGGTGTGTCAATCTCCATGTTAAAAAATTCAAGGACACCACTGTTCCCGAGTACTTCCAAACCTTGCTTCAAAGCGccctagaaaaacaaaatcctgcaTCTAAACAGATAGAGTTGGATCTCCTGAGAACTTTGCCAAACAACAAACATTATTCTTCTCCCACATCCGAAGGGATCCAGAAGCTGCGAAATGTGCTGCTGGCCTTTTCATGGAGAAATCCTGATATAGGATATTGCCAGGGGCTCAACAG ATTGGTAGCAATTGCCCTTCTGTACTTGGAACAGGAGGATGCTTTTTGGTGTCTGGTAACAATAGTGGAAGTCTTTATGCCTCGTGATTATTATACTAAGACACTGCTGGGATCTCAG GTTGATCAGCGAGTGTTCAAGGATTTAATGAGTGAGAAACTTCCACGTCTGCATGCTCATTTTGAACAGTACAAAGTTGACTATACTCTTATAACTTTCAACTGGTTTCTCGTGGTGTTTGTGGACAGTGTGGTTAGTGACATCCTTTTCAAGATCTGGGATTCATTCCTATATGAGGGACCAAAG GTAATATTCAGATTTGCCCTGGCGTTTTTTAAgtacaaagaagaagaaatcttaAAATTGCAAGACTCAATGTCCATTTTCAAGTACCTTCGATATTTCACGCGTACCGTCGTTGATGCTAG
- the TBC1D2B gene encoding TBC1 domain family member 2B isoform X1 produces MPAAGSEGDEGPAGEQAGPGAPKLCGYLQKLSGKGPLRGFRSRWFVFDPRRCYLYYFKGPQEALPLGHIDIASACFSYHQPETAAAAAGDEAAAFEVHGPGGAVAVLKAATRQDMTYWLQELQQKRWEYCNNLDAAKRDSRTSPTPSDFSKGLVAKDSPDLSILSQNASAERARNILAVETSPTDLVGEQAASQPAPVQPSAINFSLKQWSTEFKNSMSSLRKGNNENRRSVFYTSEEWELLDATPKDLEDSMALEEKRKHLAEGNKGLTSSAFPFDFGRIPQKTRRPLKDMIGSSKNRNSSDSSPTEWYSGNGNKLVSELQLKYQSQQEELEKLKKDLLSQKELVRLLQQTVRSSQYDKYFASRLCEGVPKDKLELLHQKDDQILGLNNQLEKLNLEKDSLQQEVKNLKCKVGELNEQLGMLMETIQAKDEVIMKLSRQLSECEDNSSSPSGSVNSPVATCVNKELQELDRLKDSLQGYKTQNKFLNKEILELSALRRNAEAREREWQAKYTSLEAKLCQIESKYLILLQEVRTPVCSEEQSPAREVITQLLEDALKAETSEQPEQAFFKPHLVSEYDIYGFQTVPEDDEEEKLVAKSRALDLRSLSLSENREISTGVKWENYLASTVNREMMRCAELKNLIRSGIPHEHRSKVWKWCVNLHVKKFKDTTVPEYFQTLLQSALEKQNPASKQIELDLLRTLPNNKHYSSPTSEGIQKLRNVLLAFSWRNPDIGYCQGLNRLVAIALLYLEQEDAFWCLVTIVEVFMPRDYYTKTLLGSQVDQRVFKDLMSEKLPRLHAHFEQYKVDYTLITFNWFLVVFVDSVVSDILFKIWDSFLYEGPKVIFRFALAFFKYKEEEILKLQDSMSIFKYLRYFTRTVVDARKLTGIAFGDLNPFPLRQIRNRRTYHLEKVRLELNELEAIREDFLRERETCVEKRDLISDDEEDS; encoded by the exons ATGCCGGCGGCGGGCTCGGAGGGGGACGAGGGCCCGGCGGGGGAGCAGGCCGGGCCCGGAGCCCCCAAGCTCTGCGGCTACCTGCAGAAGCTGTCCGGGAAAGGCCCTCTGCGCGGCTTCCGCAGCCGCTGGTTCGTCTTCGACCCGCGCCGCTGCTACCTCTACTACTTCAAGGGGCCGCAGGAGGCGCTGCCTCTCGGGCACATCGACATCGCCTCCGCCTGCTTCAGCTACCACCAGCCCGagaccgccgccgccgccgcgggggACGAGGCGGCCGCCTTCGAGGTGCACGGTCCCGGCGGCGCTGTGGCCGTGCTGAAG GCTGCAACCCGTCAGGATATGACCTACTGGCTGCAGGAGCTTCAGCAGAAGAGATGGGAATATTGTAACAACCTCGATGCAGCCAAAAGGGACAGTCGGACTTCTCCTACACCGAGTGACTTTTCCAAAGGTCTTGTTGCCAAAGACAGTCCTG atttgaGTATCCTAAGCCAAAATGCTTCAGCAGAGAGAGCTAGAAATATTCTAGCTGTGGAGACTTCTCCTACAGACCTAGTAGGGGAGCAAGCAGCTTCCCAGCCTGCACCAGTCCAACCAAGTGCCATCAATTTCTCACTTAAACAATGGAGCACTGAATTCAA GAATTCCATGTCCtctttaagaaaaggaaataatgaaaaccGCAGGAGTGTATTTTATACAAGTGAAGagtgggagctgctggatgCAACCCCAAAAGACTTGGAGGACTCCATGGCcctggaagaaaagaggaagcacctggcagaaggaaataaag GACTGACTAGTTCAGCTTTCCCATTTGATTTTGGCCGCATTCCACAAAAAACGAGACGCCCACTGAAAGACATGATTGGATCAAGCAAAAACCGGAACAGCAGCGACTCTTCTCCAACGGAGTGGTATTCTGGTAATGGCAACAAACTAGTCTCTGAGCTGCAATTGAAGTATCAGAGCCAGCAAGAAGAGttggaaaagctgaagaaagatCTTCTGAGCCAAAAG GAGCTCGTGCGCCTCCTGCAGCAAACAGTCCGATCTTCCCAATACGATAAATACTTTGCAAGCCGTCTTTGTGAAGGGGTTCCCAAAGACAAATTAGAGCTGTTGCACCAAAAAGATGACCAGATTTTGGGTCTCAACAACCAGCTTGAAAAGTTAAATTTGGAAAAAGATAGTCTTCAACAGGAAGTAAAGAATCTGAAATGTAAAGTCGGAGAACTCAATGAGCAGCTGGGTATGTTGATGGAAACGATTCAAGCTAAAGATGAAGTGATCATGAAACTGTCTCGCCAACTCAGCGAATGTGAGGACAATTCATCCTCCCCAAGTGGATCAGTAAATTCTCCTGTGGCCACTTGTGTTAATAAGGAACTACAGGAACTGGACAGACTAAAA GACAGCCTTCAGGGTTATAAGACCCAgaataaatttttaaataagGAGATTTTGGAACTTTCTGCTCTACgaagaaatgcagaagcaagagagagagaatggcAGGCAAAG TATACTAGCTTGGAAGCCAAACTCTGTCAGATAGAAAGTAAATACTTGATCTTGCTTCAAGAAGTGAGAACTCCTGTTTGCTCtgaggagcagagccctgctcgTGAAGTTATCACCCAGTTACTAGAAGATGCCTTGAAAGCAGAAACCAGTGAGCAGCCAGAACAAGCGTTTTTCAAACCACACCTGGTCAG TGAATACGATATATATGGTTTCCAGACGGTCCCAGAGGATGATGAGGAAGAGAAACTAGTAGCAAAATCTCGAGCTTTGGACCTGAGATCTCTTTCTCTCAGTGAAAATCGGGAGATCTCCACAGGGGTAAAATGGGAAAATTATCTTGCAAGTACAGTGAATAGAGAGATGATGCGCTGTGCAGAACTGAAGAATCTTATTCGATCTGGAATTCCACATGAACATCGTTCCAAGGTGTGGAAATGGTGTGTCAATCTCCATGTTAAAAAATTCAAGGACACCACTGTTCCCGAGTACTTCCAAACCTTGCTTCAAAGCGccctagaaaaacaaaatcctgcaTCTAAACAGATAGAGTTGGATCTCCTGAGAACTTTGCCAAACAACAAACATTATTCTTCTCCCACATCCGAAGGGATCCAGAAGCTGCGAAATGTGCTGCTGGCCTTTTCATGGAGAAATCCTGATATAGGATATTGCCAGGGGCTCAACAG ATTGGTAGCAATTGCCCTTCTGTACTTGGAACAGGAGGATGCTTTTTGGTGTCTGGTAACAATAGTGGAAGTCTTTATGCCTCGTGATTATTATACTAAGACACTGCTGGGATCTCAG GTTGATCAGCGAGTGTTCAAGGATTTAATGAGTGAGAAACTTCCACGTCTGCATGCTCATTTTGAACAGTACAAAGTTGACTATACTCTTATAACTTTCAACTGGTTTCTCGTGGTGTTTGTGGACAGTGTGGTTAGTGACATCCTTTTCAAGATCTGGGATTCATTCCTATATGAGGGACCAAAG GTAATATTCAGATTTGCCCTGGCGTTTTTTAAgtacaaagaagaagaaatcttaAAATTGCAAGACTCAATGTCCATTTTCAAGTACCTTCGATATTTCACGCGTACCGTCGTTGATGCTAG